One window of Candidatus Effluviviaceae Genus V sp. genomic DNA carries:
- a CDS encoding PASTA domain-containing protein has translation MSDAPKVSRDEAPPAENRRSAWRKGPLKWLVDISAVLAGIVAVFVLFNYVIMPILVGAGDLVEAPDIQGKLLIDAERAADAVGLGVRIETTRPHPSYREGAVASQVPSPGVEMKVGRSIAVVLSEGQDIRTVPPLGGLTARQAQLDAEAAGFTVSEIVETHTTRVERGRVVGTDPGPGAVAPAGTPVKLLVSLGPRPLEFIMPSLVGRTPEEARVIAEGLGLVVRAVKYERGDGRFHRDVVVVQDPAAGSHVVEGEGVTLRVGRG, from the coding sequence GTGAGCGACGCTCCGAAGGTGAGCCGCGACGAGGCACCCCCGGCAGAGAACCGTCGCTCGGCGTGGCGGAAAGGCCCGCTGAAGTGGCTCGTCGACATCTCGGCCGTCCTCGCGGGCATCGTCGCCGTGTTCGTGCTGTTCAACTACGTGATCATGCCGATCCTCGTCGGGGCGGGCGACCTGGTCGAGGCGCCGGACATCCAGGGCAAGCTACTCATCGACGCGGAGAGGGCCGCGGACGCCGTCGGGCTCGGCGTGCGCATCGAGACGACGCGGCCGCACCCGAGCTACCGCGAGGGCGCCGTGGCGTCGCAGGTGCCGTCGCCGGGCGTCGAGATGAAGGTCGGGCGCAGCATCGCGGTCGTCCTGAGCGAGGGCCAGGACATCCGGACCGTCCCGCCGCTCGGCGGGCTCACGGCGCGGCAGGCGCAGCTCGACGCGGAGGCCGCGGGCTTCACCGTCAGCGAGATCGTCGAAACGCACACGACCCGCGTCGAGCGCGGACGCGTCGTGGGGACCGATCCCGGGCCCGGGGCCGTCGCGCCCGCGGGGACGCCGGTCAAGCTCCTCGTGAGCCTGGGACCGAGGCCGCTCGAGTTCATCATGCCGTCGCTCGTCGGGCGGACGCCCGAGGAGGCGCGCGTCATCGCCGAGGGGCTGGGGCTGGTCGTGCGCGCGGTCAAGTACGAGCGCGGCGACGGACGCTTCCACCGGGACGTCGTGGTCGTCCAGGACCCGGCCGCCGGCTCGCACGTCGTGGAGGGCGAGGGCGTGACCCTGAGAGTGGGCAGAGGGTAA